A DNA window from Tachysurus vachellii isolate PV-2020 chromosome 20, HZAU_Pvac_v1, whole genome shotgun sequence contains the following coding sequences:
- the hyou1 gene encoding hypoxia up-regulated protein 1 isoform X2, with amino-acid sequence MREKLPLLTLFCLAIALLPSPAGSVAVMSVDLGSEWMKVAIVKPGVPMEIALNKESRRKTPVAVCLKENERLFGDSATGVSVKNPKVVYRYIQSLLGKTADNLQVEQYQKHFPEHQLLREEKKGTVYFKYSEEMQYTPEELLGMVLNYSRGLAEDFAEQTVKDAVITVPAFFNQAERRAVLRAAHIAGLKVLQLINDNTAVALNYGLFRRKDINSTAQNVMFYDMGSGSTTATIVTYQTVKTKEAGTQPQLQIRGVGFDRTLGGFEMELRLRDHLAKLFNEQKKSNKDVKENARAMAKLLKEAQRLKTVLSANNEHVAQIEGLMDDIDFKAKVTRDVFEDLCSDLFDRVAVPVQEALSASEMSLEDIEQVILVGGATRVPKVQEVLLKATKKDELGKNINADEAAAMGAVYQAAALSKAFKVKPFLVRDAAIFPIQVEFSRETDEDEGSKGVKHNKRILFQRMAPYPQRKVITFNRYTDDFTFNINYGDLSFLSQDDQKMFGSVNLTTVKLSGVGDSFKKHTDAESKGIKAHFNMDESGLLILDRVESVFETIVEEKEEESTLTKLGNTISSLFGGGSTEPTANMTEPVQDEEEVPPEAGKDQEETVEKTDEAAKEQSETEEKSQGEKSKESQTEDKKSDEGSEKEEPQAEKESEASEKSDDGKAAGAKEEEKEAEKIPKPQKKSKISVDIGMELEVNDVPNPSPEDIEVSKKKLQDLTDRDLEKLEREKSLNSLEAFVFETQDKLYQEEYQVVVTEEEKEAISSKLSEASAWLDDEGYSAGTKELKEKLTELKKLCKAMFFRVDERKKWPDRLATLESMLNHSSMFLKGAKMISEDDQIFTEVELKSLERVINETMTWKNETVAEQEKRSPTEKPVLLSKDIEAKLALLDREVNYLLNKAKFAKPKPKPKPKDKNSTSSDGKTNSTESEKVIPPKDGAEEVKPAEEPPTEENKKKEDETEPTIALETEEKETTEDDSQNHIGDEL; translated from the exons ATGAGGGAAAAGCTGCCGTTATTAACATTGTTCTGCCTCGCCATAGCACTCCTTCCTTCTCCAGCAG GTTCAGTTGCTGTGATGTCTGTAGACCTGGGAAGTGAATGGATGAAAGTAGCTATAGTTAAGCCCGGTGTCCCAATGGAAATTGCTCTGAACAA ggAGTCCAGAAGGAAAACTCCAGTAGCTGTATGCTTAAAGGAAAACGAAAGACTTTTTGGAGACAGTGCTACAGGAGTG TCGGTGAAGAATCCCAAAGTGGTGTACAGGTATATCCAGAGCCTCTTGGGAAAGACTGCAGATAACCTACAGGTTGAGCAGTATCAGAAACACTTTCCCGAACACCAGCTACTCCGAGAGGAAAAGAAGGGAACAGTTTATTTCAAATACTCTGA AGAGATGCAGTACACACCAGAGGAGCTTTTGGGCATGGTGCTGAACTACTCTCGTGGCCTGGCTGAGGACTTTGCAG AACAAACCGTTAAAGACGCAGTAATTACCGTTCCAGCTTTTTTTAACCAGGCAGAACGTAGGGCTGTCCTGCGGGCTGCTCATATTGCAGGTTTGAAAGTCCTTCAGCTCATTAATGACAATACAGCTGTAGCTTTGAACTATGGACTCTTCAGGAGAAAAGACATCAACTCAACTGCCCAG AATGTGATGTTTTATGACATGGGATCGGGCAGTACAACAGCCACTATTGTCACTTACCAGACAGTAAAGACCAAAGAGGCAGGCACGCAGCCTCAGCTGCAGATCCGTGGAGTTGG CTTTGATAGGACTCTTGGTGGTTTTGAAATGGAGCTGAGACTGAGGGACCATCTCGCCAAACTCTTCAATGAGCAAAAGAAATCGAATAAAGATGTAAAGGAAAATGCACGTGCCATGGCCAAGCTGCTGAAGGAGGCACAAAGACTCAAGACAGTGCTGAGCGCAAATAATGAACATGTAGCTCAG ATTGAGGGGCTGATGGACGATATTGACTTTAAGGCGAAGGTGACCCGTGACGTGTTTGAGGATCTGTGTTCTGATCTGTTTGACCGAGTGGCAGTACCAGTGCAGGAGGCACTGTCTGCTTCTGAGATGTCTTTG GAGGATATTGAACAAGTCATCCTGGTTGGAGGAGCCACTCGAGTTCCCAAAGTGCAGGAAGTCCTTCTTAAGGCAACAAAAAA AGATGAGCTGGGAAAGAATATAAATGCTGATGAGGCAGCAGCTATGGGTGCAGTGTACCAGGCCGCAGCTCTGAGTAAAGCATTTAAGGTCAAACCCTTCCTGGTCCGAGACGCAGCCATCTTTCCAATACAG GTGGAATTTAGCCGTGAAACCGATGAAGATGAAGGATCAAAGGGAGTCAAGCACAACAAGCGCATTCTGTTTCAGAGGATGGCGCCATATCCCCAGCGTAAAGTCATCACCTTCAACCGTTACACTGATGACTTCACTTTCAACATTAACTACGGTGACCTCAGCTTTCTCAGCCAAGACGATCAGaa gATGTTTGGCTCTGTGAACCTGACCACGGTGAAGCTGTCTGGAGTCGGAGACAGCTTTAAGAAGCACACTGACGCTGAGTCCAAAGGCATCAAGGCCCATTTCAACATGGACGAGAGTGGTTTGCTCATTCTAGACCGG GTTGAGTCAGTGTTTGAAACTATcgtagaggagaaagaggaagaatcGACTCTCACTA AACTGGGAAACACGATTTCCAGCCTGTTTGGAGGTGGCAGCACAGAGCCTACAGCCAATATGACAGAACCAGTACAG GATGAAGAGGAGGTTCCTCCTGAAGCTGGAAAAGACCAGGAAGAGACAGTGGAAAAGACTGATGAGGCTGCCAAAGAGCAATCTGAGACAGAGGAGAAAAGCCAGGGAGAGAAAAGTAAAGAGTCTCAGACTGAGGACAAGAAATCTGATGAGGGCTCTGAAAAAGAGGAGCCTCAG GCAGAGAAGGAGTCTGAGGCATCAGAGAAATCTGATGACGGAAAAGCAGCTGGAGCcaaggaggaagagaaggaggcaGAGAAGATACCTAAACcccagaaaaaaagcaaaatctcAGTAGACATTGGAATGGAGCTGGAGGTTAACGATGTGCCTAATCCTAGCCCAGAAGACATTGAAGTCTCCAAAaagaa GTTGCAGGATCTGACAGACCGAGATCTGGAAAAACTGGAGAGGGAGAAGTCGCTAAACAGCCTGGAGGCATTTGTCTTTGAAACTCAG GATAAACTGTACCAGGAGGAGTACCAGGTTGTGGTCACTGAAGAGGAGAAGGAGGCAATCTCCAGCAAGCTTAGTGAGGCTTCAGCATGGTTAGACGATGAGGGCTATTCAGCAGGAACCAAAGAACTGAAGGAGAAGCTGACCGAGCTGAAGAAGCTGTGCAAAGCCATGTTCTTTCGAGTAGACGAGAGGAAAAAATGGCCAGACAGACTAGCAACACTTGAAAGCATGCTCAACCACTCTTCTATGTTTCTGAA GGGTGCTAAAATGATTTCAGAAGATGACCAGATTTTTACTGAAGTTGAGCTGAAAAGCTTGGAGAGAGTCATAAATGAGACTATG ACCTGGAAGAATGAAACTGTGGCTGAGCAGGAAAAACGCTCTCCTACAGAGAAACCTGTGCTGCTATCTAAAGATATTGAGGCCAAACTCGCCCTCTTGGATCGAGAGGTCAACTACCTGCTCAACAAAGCCAAGTTTGCCAAGCCAAAGCCCAAACCAAAACCTAAAGACAAGAACTCCACCAGCTCTGATGGTAAAACTAACAGCACAGAGTCTGAGAAAGTCATCCCTCCCAAAG ATGGAGCTGAGGAGGTGAAACCAGCAGAGGAACCTCCCACtgaggagaataaaaaaaaagaagatgagACGGAGCCAACAATAGCactagaaacagaagaaaaag aaacgaCAGAGGATGATTCACAAAACCATATAGGAGATGAATTATAA
- the hyou1 gene encoding hypoxia up-regulated protein 1 isoform X1, translating to MREKLPLLTLFCLAIALLPSPAGSVAVMSVDLGSEWMKVAIVKPGVPMEIALNKESRRKTPVAVCLKENERLFGDSATGVSVKNPKVVYRYIQSLLGKTADNLQVEQYQKHFPEHQLLREEKKGTVYFKYSEEMQYTPEELLGMVLNYSRGLAEDFAEQTVKDAVITVPAFFNQAERRAVLRAAHIAGLKVLQLINDNTAVALNYGLFRRKDINSTAQNVMFYDMGSGSTTATIVTYQTVKTKEAGTQPQLQIRGVGFDRTLGGFEMELRLRDHLAKLFNEQKKSNKDVKENARAMAKLLKEAQRLKTVLSANNEHVAQIEGLMDDIDFKAKVTRDVFEDLCSDLFDRVAVPVQEALSASEMSLEDIEQVILVGGATRVPKVQEVLLKATKKDELGKNINADEAAAMGAVYQAAALSKAFKVKPFLVRDAAIFPIQVEFSRETDEDEGSKGVKHNKRILFQRMAPYPQRKVITFNRYTDDFTFNINYGDLSFLSQDDQKMFGSVNLTTVKLSGVGDSFKKHTDAESKGIKAHFNMDESGLLILDRVESVFETIVEEKEEESTLTKLGNTISSLFGGGSTEPTANMTEPVQDEEEVPPEAGKDQEETVEKTDEAAKEQSETEEKSQGEKSKESQTEDKKSDEGSEKEEPQAEKESEASEKSDDGKAAGAKEEEKEAEKIPKPQKKSKISVDIGMELEVNDVPNPSPEDIEVSKKKLQDLTDRDLEKLEREKSLNSLEAFVFETQDKLYQEEYQVVVTEEEKEAISSKLSEASAWLDDEGYSAGTKELKEKLTELKKLCKAMFFRVDERKKWPDRLATLESMLNHSSMFLKGAKMISEDDQIFTEVELKSLERVINETMTWKNETVAEQEKRSPTEKPVLLSKDIEAKLALLDREVNYLLNKAKFAKPKPKPKPKDKNSTSSDGKTNSTESEKVIPPKGKSNGAEEVKPAEEPPTEENKKKEDETEPTIALETEEKETTEDDSQNHIGDEL from the exons ATGAGGGAAAAGCTGCCGTTATTAACATTGTTCTGCCTCGCCATAGCACTCCTTCCTTCTCCAGCAG GTTCAGTTGCTGTGATGTCTGTAGACCTGGGAAGTGAATGGATGAAAGTAGCTATAGTTAAGCCCGGTGTCCCAATGGAAATTGCTCTGAACAA ggAGTCCAGAAGGAAAACTCCAGTAGCTGTATGCTTAAAGGAAAACGAAAGACTTTTTGGAGACAGTGCTACAGGAGTG TCGGTGAAGAATCCCAAAGTGGTGTACAGGTATATCCAGAGCCTCTTGGGAAAGACTGCAGATAACCTACAGGTTGAGCAGTATCAGAAACACTTTCCCGAACACCAGCTACTCCGAGAGGAAAAGAAGGGAACAGTTTATTTCAAATACTCTGA AGAGATGCAGTACACACCAGAGGAGCTTTTGGGCATGGTGCTGAACTACTCTCGTGGCCTGGCTGAGGACTTTGCAG AACAAACCGTTAAAGACGCAGTAATTACCGTTCCAGCTTTTTTTAACCAGGCAGAACGTAGGGCTGTCCTGCGGGCTGCTCATATTGCAGGTTTGAAAGTCCTTCAGCTCATTAATGACAATACAGCTGTAGCTTTGAACTATGGACTCTTCAGGAGAAAAGACATCAACTCAACTGCCCAG AATGTGATGTTTTATGACATGGGATCGGGCAGTACAACAGCCACTATTGTCACTTACCAGACAGTAAAGACCAAAGAGGCAGGCACGCAGCCTCAGCTGCAGATCCGTGGAGTTGG CTTTGATAGGACTCTTGGTGGTTTTGAAATGGAGCTGAGACTGAGGGACCATCTCGCCAAACTCTTCAATGAGCAAAAGAAATCGAATAAAGATGTAAAGGAAAATGCACGTGCCATGGCCAAGCTGCTGAAGGAGGCACAAAGACTCAAGACAGTGCTGAGCGCAAATAATGAACATGTAGCTCAG ATTGAGGGGCTGATGGACGATATTGACTTTAAGGCGAAGGTGACCCGTGACGTGTTTGAGGATCTGTGTTCTGATCTGTTTGACCGAGTGGCAGTACCAGTGCAGGAGGCACTGTCTGCTTCTGAGATGTCTTTG GAGGATATTGAACAAGTCATCCTGGTTGGAGGAGCCACTCGAGTTCCCAAAGTGCAGGAAGTCCTTCTTAAGGCAACAAAAAA AGATGAGCTGGGAAAGAATATAAATGCTGATGAGGCAGCAGCTATGGGTGCAGTGTACCAGGCCGCAGCTCTGAGTAAAGCATTTAAGGTCAAACCCTTCCTGGTCCGAGACGCAGCCATCTTTCCAATACAG GTGGAATTTAGCCGTGAAACCGATGAAGATGAAGGATCAAAGGGAGTCAAGCACAACAAGCGCATTCTGTTTCAGAGGATGGCGCCATATCCCCAGCGTAAAGTCATCACCTTCAACCGTTACACTGATGACTTCACTTTCAACATTAACTACGGTGACCTCAGCTTTCTCAGCCAAGACGATCAGaa gATGTTTGGCTCTGTGAACCTGACCACGGTGAAGCTGTCTGGAGTCGGAGACAGCTTTAAGAAGCACACTGACGCTGAGTCCAAAGGCATCAAGGCCCATTTCAACATGGACGAGAGTGGTTTGCTCATTCTAGACCGG GTTGAGTCAGTGTTTGAAACTATcgtagaggagaaagaggaagaatcGACTCTCACTA AACTGGGAAACACGATTTCCAGCCTGTTTGGAGGTGGCAGCACAGAGCCTACAGCCAATATGACAGAACCAGTACAG GATGAAGAGGAGGTTCCTCCTGAAGCTGGAAAAGACCAGGAAGAGACAGTGGAAAAGACTGATGAGGCTGCCAAAGAGCAATCTGAGACAGAGGAGAAAAGCCAGGGAGAGAAAAGTAAAGAGTCTCAGACTGAGGACAAGAAATCTGATGAGGGCTCTGAAAAAGAGGAGCCTCAG GCAGAGAAGGAGTCTGAGGCATCAGAGAAATCTGATGACGGAAAAGCAGCTGGAGCcaaggaggaagagaaggaggcaGAGAAGATACCTAAACcccagaaaaaaagcaaaatctcAGTAGACATTGGAATGGAGCTGGAGGTTAACGATGTGCCTAATCCTAGCCCAGAAGACATTGAAGTCTCCAAAaagaa GTTGCAGGATCTGACAGACCGAGATCTGGAAAAACTGGAGAGGGAGAAGTCGCTAAACAGCCTGGAGGCATTTGTCTTTGAAACTCAG GATAAACTGTACCAGGAGGAGTACCAGGTTGTGGTCACTGAAGAGGAGAAGGAGGCAATCTCCAGCAAGCTTAGTGAGGCTTCAGCATGGTTAGACGATGAGGGCTATTCAGCAGGAACCAAAGAACTGAAGGAGAAGCTGACCGAGCTGAAGAAGCTGTGCAAAGCCATGTTCTTTCGAGTAGACGAGAGGAAAAAATGGCCAGACAGACTAGCAACACTTGAAAGCATGCTCAACCACTCTTCTATGTTTCTGAA GGGTGCTAAAATGATTTCAGAAGATGACCAGATTTTTACTGAAGTTGAGCTGAAAAGCTTGGAGAGAGTCATAAATGAGACTATG ACCTGGAAGAATGAAACTGTGGCTGAGCAGGAAAAACGCTCTCCTACAGAGAAACCTGTGCTGCTATCTAAAGATATTGAGGCCAAACTCGCCCTCTTGGATCGAGAGGTCAACTACCTGCTCAACAAAGCCAAGTTTGCCAAGCCAAAGCCCAAACCAAAACCTAAAGACAAGAACTCCACCAGCTCTGATGGTAAAACTAACAGCACAGAGTCTGAGAAAGTCATCCCTCCCAAAGGCAAGTCCA ATGGAGCTGAGGAGGTGAAACCAGCAGAGGAACCTCCCACtgaggagaataaaaaaaaagaagatgagACGGAGCCAACAATAGCactagaaacagaagaaaaag aaacgaCAGAGGATGATTCACAAAACCATATAGGAGATGAATTATAA